A stretch of the Streptomyces sp. NBC_00654 genome encodes the following:
- a CDS encoding IclR family transcriptional regulator translates to MAVAESGGAQVKSAVRTVELLEYFAGRPGMHSLAAVQEAVGYPKSSLYMLLRTLVELGWVETDATGTRYGIGVRALLVGTSYIDGDEVVAAARPTLDRLSDDTAETIHLARLDGTNVVYLATRQSQHYLRPFTRVGRRLPAHSTSLGKALLATHSDEQVRKMLPETLPALTEHTLTDREKLIEELHLIREQGFAVDREENTLGLRCFGVAIPYRTPARDAISCSVPVARLTPAHEQMVKDALFDARDRLTLATRRL, encoded by the coding sequence ATGGCGGTTGCCGAGTCTGGTGGAGCACAGGTCAAGTCCGCGGTGCGGACGGTGGAACTGCTCGAATACTTCGCGGGACGCCCCGGCATGCACTCGCTCGCCGCCGTGCAGGAGGCTGTCGGCTACCCCAAGTCCAGTCTCTACATGCTGCTGCGCACACTGGTGGAGCTCGGCTGGGTGGAGACCGACGCGACGGGCACCCGGTACGGGATCGGGGTGCGCGCCCTGCTCGTCGGTACGTCGTACATCGACGGCGACGAGGTCGTGGCCGCCGCCCGCCCCACCCTGGACCGGCTCTCCGACGACACCGCGGAGACCATCCACCTGGCCCGTCTCGACGGGACGAACGTGGTGTACCTCGCCACCCGGCAGTCCCAGCACTATCTGCGCCCCTTCACCCGGGTCGGCCGTCGGCTGCCCGCCCACTCCACCTCGCTCGGCAAGGCGCTGCTGGCCACCCACAGTGACGAGCAGGTCCGCAAGATGCTGCCCGAGACGCTGCCCGCGCTGACCGAGCACACCCTCACCGACCGCGAGAAGCTGATCGAGGAACTGCACCTCATCCGTGAGCAGGGGTTCGCCGTGGACCGCGAGGAGAACACCCTCGGCCTGCGCTGCTTCGGTGTCGCGATCCCCTACCGGACGCCGGCGCGCGACGCGATCAGCTGCTCGGTCCCGGTCGCGCGGCTCACGCCCGCGCACGAGCAGATGGTGAAGGACGCCCTGTTCGACGCCCGCGACCGGCTCACGCTCGCCACCCGGAGGCTCTGA
- a CDS encoding aldehyde dehydrogenase (NADP(+)) codes for MAAAPVWSVDPRTGNPREQVAVEATAEDVDRAVGVAHAVRDALADRTVRAAFLRTAADLLGEAGEQVIEAADAETALGPARLTGELARTAAQLRAFAEAVDEGAYLDIRIDHEDATRTPPWPDLRRYRIPLGVVAVYAAGNFPLAFSVPGGDTASALAAGCPVVVKAHPDHPATSELCASVLRRAAARVGLPEDVLTLVHGFEAGVELIGHPLVSAAGFTGSVRGGRALFDAAAARPAPIPFHGELGSLNPVVVTEAAAAERGEQIGAGLGGSMTMGAGQFCTKPGFVLAPAGEAGDRLLKALAETVGAAGAGVMLGHRMRDAFLAGVRERAALADVEAPVIPGAGGEHTVSAGFLTVPAARLTAEGPHDALLEECFGPVTVVARYASEDEITAVLSRLPGNLTATLQIAAEEAAGGAAGLLAALTPLAGRVLVNGWPTGVAVAPAQHHGGPYPASTSTSTSVGATAIERWLRPVSYQGTPQALLPPELREDNPLGLPRRVDGRRA; via the coding sequence GTGGCAGCAGCACCAGTCTGGAGCGTCGACCCCCGAACCGGGAACCCGCGTGAGCAGGTTGCGGTGGAGGCTACGGCCGAGGACGTCGACCGCGCGGTCGGGGTAGCCCACGCCGTACGCGACGCGCTCGCCGACCGCACCGTACGCGCCGCGTTCCTGCGCACCGCCGCGGACCTGCTCGGCGAGGCCGGGGAACAGGTCATCGAGGCCGCGGACGCGGAGACCGCGCTCGGACCGGCCCGGCTCACCGGGGAACTCGCCCGTACCGCGGCACAGTTGAGGGCCTTCGCGGAGGCCGTCGACGAGGGCGCCTACCTCGACATCCGCATCGACCACGAGGACGCCACCAGGACCCCGCCCTGGCCCGACCTGCGCCGCTACAGGATCCCCCTCGGTGTGGTCGCCGTCTACGCGGCCGGCAACTTCCCGCTCGCCTTCTCCGTCCCCGGCGGCGACACCGCGAGCGCGCTCGCGGCCGGCTGCCCGGTCGTCGTCAAGGCGCACCCCGACCACCCCGCGACCTCCGAGCTGTGCGCCTCCGTGCTCCGCCGTGCCGCCGCCCGGGTCGGACTGCCCGAGGACGTGCTCACCCTGGTGCACGGCTTCGAGGCGGGCGTCGAGCTGATCGGGCACCCGCTGGTGAGCGCGGCGGGCTTCACCGGCTCCGTACGCGGCGGACGGGCCCTGTTCGACGCGGCGGCGGCCCGGCCCGCCCCGATCCCCTTCCACGGCGAGCTCGGCTCGCTCAACCCGGTCGTCGTCACCGAGGCGGCCGCCGCCGAGCGCGGTGAGCAGATCGGCGCCGGGCTCGGCGGCTCGATGACCATGGGCGCCGGGCAGTTCTGCACGAAGCCCGGCTTCGTCCTGGCCCCCGCGGGCGAGGCCGGTGACCGGCTGCTGAAGGCCCTCGCCGAGACGGTCGGCGCCGCCGGTGCCGGAGTGATGCTCGGCCACCGGATGCGCGACGCGTTCCTCGCGGGCGTCCGGGAGCGGGCCGCGCTCGCGGACGTGGAAGCCCCCGTCATCCCCGGCGCGGGCGGCGAACACACCGTCAGCGCGGGCTTCCTGACCGTACCGGCCGCACGGCTCACCGCCGAGGGCCCGCACGACGCGCTCCTGGAGGAGTGCTTCGGCCCGGTCACCGTCGTGGCGCGGTACGCGTCCGAGGACGAGATCACCGCGGTGCTCTCCCGGCTCCCGGGCAACCTGACCGCCACCCTCCAGATCGCCGCCGAGGAGGCCGCGGGCGGCGCGGCCGGACTGCTCGCCGCCCTCACACCGCTCGCCGGGCGCGTCCTCGTCAACGGCTGGCCGACCGGCGTCGCCGTCGCACCGGCCCAGCACCACGGCGGCCCCTACCCGGCCTCCACCTCCACGTCCACCTCCGTCGGCGCCACCGCGATCGAGCGCTGGCTGCGCCCGGTCAGCTACCAGGGCACGCCTCAGGCCCTGCTGCCGCCGGAGCTGCGGGAGGACAACCCGCTGGGACTGCCCCGCCGCGTGGACGGACGACGGGCATGA
- a CDS encoding cytochrome P450, translating into MSVRSAMTTWLTRRYLARLRSKGTSLDLSKLPDAALLPLRRDGLDPVPEIGALRDREPVSRLPIPGMTVWLVSGYEEAKQVLGDARAFSNDFAHLVGRTGVVENHQPGGLGFCDPPDHTRLRRLLTPEFTMRRLGRLTPRIHAIVEDSLGGLAKAADAEGRVDLVEHFALPVPALVICELLGVPYAERQAFQQFSVARFDVLGGVGASFGAISRSRDYLRGVVEQQRRCPGDGLLGMLVREHGDSVTDEELTGLADGVLTGGLETTASMLALGTLIMLQDREHFTALRDAEDPAAVVTPFVDELLRHLTVVQTAFPRFAREDLEVGGVRISGGDIVIVSLSAADRDPRLGPAMDSFDPSRPPPSSHLAFGHGIHRCIGAELGRMELRAAFPPLVSHFPRMSLAVPPAELEFRKLSIVYGVDALPVYLD; encoded by the coding sequence ATGTCCGTACGTTCCGCGATGACGACCTGGCTCACGCGCCGCTACCTCGCCCGCCTCAGGTCCAAGGGCACCTCCCTCGACCTCTCGAAGCTGCCCGACGCCGCGTTGCTGCCGCTGCGCCGCGACGGCCTCGACCCCGTGCCCGAGATCGGGGCGCTGCGCGACCGTGAACCGGTCAGCAGGCTGCCGATCCCGGGAATGACGGTCTGGCTGGTCTCCGGATACGAGGAGGCCAAGCAGGTCCTCGGCGACGCCCGCGCCTTCAGCAACGACTTCGCCCACCTCGTCGGCCGCACCGGTGTCGTCGAGAACCACCAGCCGGGCGGCCTGGGCTTCTGCGACCCGCCGGACCACACCCGTCTGCGGCGCCTGCTCACCCCCGAGTTCACGATGCGCCGCCTGGGCCGTCTCACTCCCCGTATCCACGCGATCGTCGAGGACAGCCTGGGCGGACTGGCCAAGGCGGCGGACGCAGAGGGCCGGGTGGATCTCGTCGAGCACTTCGCGCTTCCGGTCCCTGCCCTGGTCATCTGCGAACTGCTCGGCGTCCCCTACGCGGAGCGGCAGGCGTTCCAGCAGTTCTCTGTGGCACGCTTCGATGTGCTCGGCGGCGTCGGCGCGTCCTTCGGCGCCATCTCCCGGTCCCGCGACTATCTGCGTGGCGTGGTCGAGCAGCAGCGCCGCTGCCCCGGGGACGGCCTGCTCGGCATGCTCGTCCGCGAACACGGCGACAGCGTCACCGACGAGGAACTCACCGGTCTCGCCGACGGCGTCCTCACCGGCGGCCTGGAGACGACCGCGAGCATGCTCGCCCTCGGCACGCTGATCATGCTCCAGGACCGCGAGCACTTCACCGCGCTCCGCGACGCCGAGGACCCGGCCGCCGTCGTGACGCCCTTCGTCGACGAACTCCTGCGCCATCTCACGGTGGTCCAGACGGCCTTCCCGCGCTTCGCCCGCGAGGACCTGGAAGTCGGCGGCGTCCGGATATCCGGCGGCGACATCGTCATCGTCTCGCTCAGCGCCGCCGACCGCGACCCGCGCCTGGGCCCCGCGATGGACTCCTTCGACCCGTCGCGCCCGCCCCCCTCCTCCCACCTGGCCTTCGGCCATGGCATCCACCGCTGTATCGGAGCGGAGCTGGGCAGGATGGAACTCCGGGCGGCCTTCCCCCCACTGGTGTCCCACTTCCCCCGGATGAGCCTCGCCGTGCCCCCCGCGGAACTGGAGTTCCGGAAGCTGTCGATCGTGTACGGAGTGGACGCGCTGCCGGTGTACCTGGACTGA
- a CDS encoding DUF1349 domain-containing protein, which produces MTMNIPELPFPLLPFGPDGDWSYADGVLTGRAGARQDRFVPPGGDALDSATDAPRLLAAVPDGDFQLSARVQVGFLAAFDAGVLYLHAGEREWAKLCLELSPQTPTICTVVTRGHSDDANSFVVDGDTFWLRLSRTGGAFAFHASADGETWTFVRVFTLGTPQERASALAGFLVQSPTGEGCGAVFDRIGFRAEGLKDLRDGS; this is translated from the coding sequence ATGACGATGAACATCCCCGAACTCCCCTTTCCGCTCCTGCCGTTCGGCCCGGACGGCGACTGGTCCTACGCGGACGGGGTGCTGACCGGCCGGGCCGGTGCCCGCCAGGACCGCTTCGTTCCCCCGGGCGGCGACGCCCTCGACTCCGCCACCGACGCGCCGCGCCTGCTGGCAGCCGTTCCGGACGGGGACTTCCAGCTGAGCGCCCGTGTACAGGTCGGCTTCCTGGCCGCCTTCGACGCCGGGGTGCTCTATCTGCACGCCGGTGAACGGGAGTGGGCGAAGCTCTGCCTGGAGCTCTCCCCGCAGACCCCGACCATCTGCACCGTCGTCACCCGTGGGCACTCCGACGACGCCAACTCCTTCGTCGTGGACGGGGACACCTTCTGGCTGCGGCTCAGCCGCACGGGCGGCGCCTTCGCCTTCCACGCCTCGGCCGACGGCGAGACCTGGACCTTCGTCCGCGTCTTCACCCTCGGCACCCCCCAGGAGCGGGCGTCCGCGCTCGCCGGATTCCTGGTGCAGTCGCCCACCGGTGAGGGGTGCGGCGCGGTCTTCGACCGGATCGGCTTCCGGGCCGAGGGACTGAAGGACCTGCGCGACGGCAGCTGA
- a CDS encoding GNAT family N-acetyltransferase, giving the protein MIRTATPADLDAIVRLHTEARATYYQDHLPVEEYAGEAEISRSREGWAGAIDRPGATVLCAERDGALAGVAACSVRDGVMHLTQLHVAPSQWRTGIGTALHTACTDAWRRAGVRTALLEVFAPNVRAQSFYAHHGWTQDPDTPRDGDHLVLRLTLGNQ; this is encoded by the coding sequence ATGATCAGAACAGCGACCCCCGCCGATCTCGACGCGATAGTCCGCCTGCACACGGAGGCGCGTGCCACCTACTACCAGGACCACCTGCCGGTCGAGGAGTACGCGGGCGAGGCCGAGATCTCGCGCAGCCGCGAGGGCTGGGCCGGTGCCATCGACCGTCCCGGGGCCACGGTCCTGTGCGCCGAGCGGGACGGCGCGCTGGCGGGGGTCGCCGCCTGCTCCGTACGCGACGGGGTCATGCATCTCACCCAGCTCCATGTCGCCCCGTCCCAGTGGCGCACGGGCATCGGCACCGCCCTGCACACCGCCTGCACCGACGCATGGCGGCGCGCCGGCGTGCGGACCGCCCTGCTGGAGGTCTTCGCGCCCAATGTCAGGGCCCAGTCCTTCTACGCCCACCACGGCTGGACCCAGGACCCGGACACCCCGCGCGACGGGGACCATCTCGTCCTGCGTCTCACCCTCGGGAATCAGTAG